ttttaataataaataaggtcTCAGCATTTACTGTATATTTGCTGAGAGTTTGTGTGCTTCCTTTCTAGTTTTATGTTCATTAATactaataacaaaaataaatactTCTATTTAATTACTCGGTTTTGTAGCATCTTAAGAAATTTGATTATGGTAccttactaataaaaatatataattttataaatatttttacatgATTTAGTAATTGCCAATGAAGTACTATACATCTTTTTTGTTGTTAGAGTCCATTGCATACACTCAATTCAGTGTAGAAGTTCTTCTACAAAAGAGAGCAAGTTAAGTTGGTAGATCTGTCAAAGTTACTCTGACACTTAAGTCAATTTGAATTTGTTTTCataaagtttttgaattttgttttctatttcaataaaattattctaACAAATTCCGTTACAAAAAATCACTAATGAAATATTAACATGACAATCATATTGGATATACGTTTCATCTACATCTAAGTGTATATCACCTGATTTTTGACTATCACGTAAAAGTTTCAAGCATTGGATTCACCTCGCCGTTATTCATATCATTCTTAAAACTCTGTCATTTTAAAagttgttctttttttttattgaaataccgACCTAGTCCAACGGGAatcccaaccaggttggcacccccgaaaaggcaaagaatcaaatatataaatgaagagatgaaaaaagtatgaaaCCACTACAACgaatgttttaagaaaatctaaacatatccCTACCAAGGGAATTATCTCTAGCAAGAAGGGAGCAGAAGCCTGGAAGGGTATTCCACATTTGTAAATCTGAGGCTAGAGGTCCGTAATTAGCAAGAGCGTCCGCCACTTGATTTTCCTCACGGAACACATGAGAGACAACCACCTGAATATGTgtcattgaatctaaacaatttaaccaatccaCACGCATTTTAAACGTTGTTCTAATATCATCATTTGATTTTTTCAattgaattcaaataaaaaagaaatttcaattgctttattaaaataaattaaatttcaatgacatttttgaaatttacctcCCTATctctctattttctctctctataatttacatatatatGTAAATAGGGGTGGATTGACAAGGGTCGTGAATGGTTTGTCACCCTGACTGTATGGATACATAAAATTAGAATTTAGTGAGAGAATTTTTATCGCTAAATCGACCATTTTCTGTATTTTCGCTCTATTTAGAATCTGCATTGGATTCGGCACTAGCCACGAAATCTAGAATAAAATTATTCATTGTTGATCCTTAGCCACAATTTTTCttgtaatatttaaaatatttttggcGAATAATTCCAGAATACATTTAACTCTTCAATTGTCTTTATTTAAAATTGGccatatttaatttttgcatGTGCATGCGAAAATACGATGTTCCTTTCACATAATTGTTAAGGCTAAAAAGCAATGGAAAGTGATTTTTGAAGGTGGATATATTAGTGTTCTGATTATTGTTATTCTTATTACTTAATTCCACCAGTAACTTAGAATTAATACTTATTATACCATTATTTGTTATAACGAAAGGCCAAGTAGTGTTTTAAGTCTAATtagggtgtttggttgctcattttaatgctcttatttgtctttttactttaaaatggagagttttagacGTTTGGTTAGTAACCTACTCTTTTGTCTTTTGCACATGAAAAttagcattttacaaaagcacGAAATCTCTGTTTTTTGAAAAATCgtttttttccaacaacaaataGCAAACCATAACAACAaccagtaggtaaaacaaaccaACCCTTAGTCTTAAAAATTATTTGACTcttcatatatgaaaaatatttatattagcACTTTGACTTATAATATGGCAACATTCATTAATGACTTATCAAAATCAACTAAATTTTTATCAATTTGGATGGAACTAAGACAAGGTCTACATTATTAATGGGTAGTGATATCGGAATATCGATTACTTAGCAAATCCTCtttgatgcttaagtcagtatGAGGAATATATAACTTGAAAGTTATTTAGTATAAGTGAGTAGTATAAAGTTGTGtacctgagcttcttccaccaCTCGTCCCCTCTTGTCTAGTCGGCTCGAGGCCCGCAACATAATCAACATTCCATGTGCTTGTTTGGGGCGTTTCATTGGCTTCAATGCAATGGGCTCCTTTCTTCGGCCCGTATTGGAAATGCTCCGCATTATTCACTCTCTCTTGAAAGAACTTGACCTCAAGTGATCCCTTGCGTGTGGTTGAAACTTATTAATCCTTGAATGGACTCCAAAATCTCGAATTGAACCAAGTGTTGTTCAAAATGATTTCAAGAAGCATCTTCCCATTATGCTCAACTCCCTCACCCTCACCATCATATGTATTCTTCATTTTCAATCCACTTGACGTCCTCCAACTCATTGTCACAATAGAAGCTCTCTTCCTCATCTTCACAAGAAGCCTCGTATGGATGCCACTCAATGTTATGACACTCATCCTCCTCATCACAAATTCTAGCATTTTCATCATACCCATCTTCTTTCACATAAGGCTAAAAGTCACCATGTTCATATATCTCATCCTCGAAaatgctctctctctctctcttcaaccccATCGTCGAATCACTATCATAGTAATCAATTCCATCATTTCTTTCTAGCTCATTCTTAGATTGGTTCTCACCTTCATCAATCTTCTAACTCATATTCTTCATAATCATATTGAACTTTGTTTCCTTATTAATCTCTCTCATCTTCTAACTCATCTTCATTATAGTCATACCAAAGTCTGTTTTCCTCGTCGTTCACAATCCAATCTTTCCAATAATCTTTCAATTCCACCTGCTCTTTATCCTTATTCAACCCGATTATCTCATCCGGTAATTTGTTCCATTCAAGAACCATACCAATATCCCAATACGGGTGAGCCGCctacatctctcccatcaccatcACCATCACTCTTTACACATGAACTGATTTCATCATGATCACCTTCAAATTTATTCCCTTCTTCACTCACAACCCAATACTTCTGATGACCTCTCACTTCCATCCATTCTTCTTAATGATTCCAATCGGGTgtttcacttgccaagttgttTCCCTCACAAGacatataatattaataaagttgACCCACCAACATCTCTGCAATCACCATAACCATCAATCTCCACCCACAATGAAATTTCAGCACTCTCCTCAAAGAGATTAACAAGTACCAAACTATTTTCCCATTCTTTAAGATAAACACCTTCACTTTCCTTAAGCTTAGAAATGTAGCTAGGCTTAAggggcattttatcaaacataTAGGAAACATCTCTCTCAACACGAGCTTCCTCAATGTTTTCAACAACAAAAACTCCTTCGTCCTCACCCACATATGCATTTAAATCCTCATTCATAATATCATTACTAACAAATCCACATTGAGAATCTAAATCACTAACAATGTCACAAAAAACCAAATCCTCACTAAAAATAAGCTTATCCATCACTTCCACATGAAGAATAGAAAGTTTTTGATTTACCTATACCTTGTGTAATGGAGGAcagatttgggatgaatctttaGGAGGTGAGATAGTGgtttctccatctctttttcgTTGGGCATGACATTGTCATCTCTAGCTATTTCGTGTTCCTATTGGGAGCCTCTCCATCTTTTCTTGCTCTATGTTTTCTAGGGTCTTTCTCCTCGTCTCGGCAAGCTCTAGATCTATCTCCCTTACTTCGGCTTGCCTTTCTTCTAGGCTCTTCGAGCCATACTCCATTAATAATTGTGAAAAActtggttgaaccatagtcgaaagaagtctccgttagGAAAACGATCGACTCTGATACCAACTAACACGGATCGGTCTtcgggacgtgttagttttaatcttaaactaaGAAAAATGTTCTTTTCAAGTTAAagttgaaggagttaatcccagaTTTTACAGACTAAACCGTAGGAATAATGAAATCTCCCATTATTGAAGgttaaaaccttaacaaaactTCATCAAGAAGAAGATATAATTTGTATAGAAAGTTAAACattacaaagaaagagatgCATTAATAGAATCCAAAAATCTAATTTACAAGTTACATAAAAAGGTAATgacatataattaattatataaaacttaaaGGGGTAAAATGTGTTGAaggtaaaggggtggcatggatggtaatTAAGGAGTGACAATGTTATAACTAGAGAGGAGTTGGAGTGAGGGGCAAGTCTGATGGCAAGGCTTTTTAAAAAGAACCCGACACCGCCTGTCaattaataaaagaaagatCAAAAGTTTTCTGTCAGATTGACACGACGTGTCACCTCTGTATTTCACATAAAGAGTCTTCTATTTGCTCCCGTGTGTGTCCCATTTGACCCGGCTTCTTCCAGCACTCGTCTCCTCTCGTCTAGTCGGCTCGAGACCCGCAACATAATCAACATTCCATGTGCATGTTTGGGGCATGTCGTTGGCTTCGGCGCAATGAGCTCCTTTCTTCGACCCGTGTTGGAAATGTTCCACATCATTATACAAAATAACTATTTATACTACATAACTCGTGACTAATTAAGAATGTAATTTATCATAACTAAAGTAACTCAACTCTCATAATTTTTCATAACTAAAGTAATTTAAGTAACTCTAATAGTTTGAGGTTAATTTAATTTGCTAACACTTTTTATCCAtttcaacataaaaaaaatcactagAATAATTACATCACAATCATAACGACGGATTCTTATTTATGACATGGTAGCTACatgaaaaataataaacttttatttacttatttcaATTGCTTGAAACAATCGCATAACACTAAAAaggtgtatttttattttattttgttaccaCATGGATATCGTGTTATATTTAGAGTAAACTTTTGCTCATATAATTATCGAGTCAGTAtcaattgactttttttttatctcaattagTTAAATTACAAGCAAAGTATATAATTGTCTCATTTTCATAGGTAAAATCTTATGAATATTGTGGATAAAAATAGGAATTTCTCCTTTCGCAAATGCAGTTAaatagaattattattattatgattacTGACCATAAAAGTAGAAAGGAATCACACGAACTGTCAGCAAAGATAATGCTGGgaccttatttattattacaaATTACCATCACAACCATTTAAACTAGAACTGGAGCATTTTTAGAGCACTGGGAGCCACTTTTCCACAACTTCTTCAGCAAGAATTTCCCCAGATCtttcttcttcaactgttcttCCAGATCCTTTGTAGAGCAACAGTGAAATATCTGATTTAACTTGTGCAACATTGGTTACACTATATATAGCACCGGCAGCATTTAGCAATTGTACCGCTGTTTTAAATTGTCCATCAGAACCAGATAGttggatttgtttagaaagagcCTCCCATGAGTTTTCTAAGCTAAGAACGTCGTTTTGCGGCTTATACTCTTCTAATAAGTTATCATGTATCTTCTGTTGAATGAATTTGAACCTTGCAGCTTCTGCAACCATTTGTATAACAACAAGAAGACTATCTTTAAAAGTTTTGTCAACAGATACACCATTGAACTTACTAAGTGTATCTATTGCTTTATTTAATGGTCCAATTCCTAATCCGACTTTCGTTCTATCTcccaaatttatataatttgtatCCACTGTTgttagagttttttttattgttccaTCAAAGAGCAGCTTGTTTGCATCAGAAGGAGCGTCCTTTAAGAAGAAGGAATTACCGCCGGATTTATACCCAATCACATATACATTGACAACAGTTATTGCTAATGTAATCGAGAGCTTGGAATTGAAATTTATCAAATCTACCAGAAGATACTGATTATTTTGTGTGATCGCTGATGGCTTTCGCAGTATTGGGATATCATGGCTTTCTGAGTCACTGTCTAACTCTTTTCGTAATGAGGACATTAAACCTTTGTAGCTTGCATCACTTGGAAGATGGGTAGTAAATGACACAGTTGGGTAATTAATTGCTGCATTCTGACACAACCCGATTGCAATGTTGCAGAATAACCACGTTGCCAAAACAATcaacatcttcttcatcttaCAAACTTTCACCTGTTAGAAGTTCAAAATATCCAAAACATTTAAACATGGAGAAACTTTAGCAACCACATTTAGAGACCGAACACCCAATTTAGAGACCCAAAGAGCTATATCAACTGCAAGAAGTCATTTAAGCGACTTGCCTACGGAAATAGCTAACATCACTACAAGAAATGACAGAACTAGCAACCGAATGTAGCATCGGAATGGTATTCCGCATAATAATCCTAAACCATTCACCAACTCTTCTCCCGAGTTAGACTAGCGGAATGATATTCGGTCAGTAATCTTGCAGTACATTGGTACCACATTTTAGCGACTGAATTATTAAGATGTCCAGTCGCAAAATCAATGAGTTTGACATAATAGAGTTGGGGGAATATACTATATGAAGTTATTTTAGCCATACTACAATACCATATGGATATATTGAACAAATATTAAATACTTATGCACTATTGGTtttcaaattatataaaatttgataaaataatcTGATTTAACTATATGTAATTTTATGGACATTTGAAAAATATAGATAGGATTATGAACAACAT
The window above is part of the Euphorbia lathyris chromosome 3, ddEupLath1.1, whole genome shotgun sequence genome. Proteins encoded here:
- the LOC136221977 gene encoding ribosome-inactivating protein cucurmosin-like, whose amino-acid sequence is MKKMLIVLATWLFCNIAIGLCQNAAINYPTVSFTTHLPSDASYKGLMSSLRKELDSDSESHDIPILRKPSAITQNNQYLLVDLINFNSKLSITLAITVVNVYVIGYKSGGNSFFLKDAPSDANKLLFDGTIKKTLTTVDTNYINLGDRTKVGLGIGPLNKAIDTLSKFNGVSVDKTFKDSLLVVIQMVAEAARFKFIQQKIHDNLLEEYKPQNDVLSLENSWEALSKQIQLSGSDGQFKTAVQLLNAAGAIYSVTNVAQVKSDISLLLYKGSGRTVEEERSGEILAEEVVEKWLPVL